The following are encoded in a window of Mustela nigripes isolate SB6536 chromosome 1, MUSNIG.SB6536, whole genome shotgun sequence genomic DNA:
- the FOLR2 gene encoding folate receptor beta, whose product MVWRPIPLLLLLAWTASMCSARARTDLLNVCMDAKHHKAKPGPEDKLHGQCTPWKEKACCSVSTSQELHKDTSLLYNFTWEHCGKMKPACKRHFIQDNCLYECSPNLGPWIREVNQSWRKERFLHVPLCKEDCQQWWEDCRTSYTCKSNWQRGWNWTSGINKCPAGTTCRTFETYFPTPAALCEGLWSKSYQDSNYSRGSGRCIQMWFDPAQGNPNEEVARFYAMAMSAGALPRVVEPLLLSLALMLQFGLLG is encoded by the exons ATGGTCTGGAGACCGATTCCACTTCTGCTGCTATTAGCCTGGACAGCGTCCATGTGCAGTGCCCGAGCCAGGACGGACCTGCTCAATGTCTGCATGGACGCCAAGCACCACAAGGCAAAGCCAGGCCCCGAGGACAAGCTGCACGGCCAG TGCACTCCCTGGAAGGAGAAGGCCTGCTGCTCAGTCAGCACCAGCCAGGAGCTGCACAAGGACACCTCCCTCCTGTACAACTTCACCTGGGAGCACTGTGGCAAGATGAAGCCCGCCTGCAAGCGCCACTTTATCCAGGACAACTGTCTCTATGAGTGCTCCCCCAACCTGGGGCCCTGGATCCGGGAG GTGAACCAAAGCTGGCGCAAGGAGCGCTTCTTGCATGTGCCTCTGTGCAAAGAGGACTGCCAGCAATGGTGGGAGGACTGTCGCACCTCCTACACCTGCAAGAGCAACTGGCAGCGGGGCTGGAACTGGACCTCAG GAATTAACAAGTGTCCAGCCGGAACCACCTGCCGCACATTTGAGACCTACTTTCCCACACCCGCAGCCCTGTGTGAGGGCCTCTGGAGCAAGTCCTACCAGGACAGCAACTACAGCCGAGGGAGTGGCCGCTGCATCCAGATGTGGTTCGACCCAGCCCAGGGCAACCCCAATGAGGAGGTGGCGAGGTTCTATGCCATGGCCATGAGTGCTGGGGCCTTGCCCCGAGTGGTGGAGCCTCTTCTGCTCAGCCTGGCCCTGATGCTGCAGTTTGGGCTCTTGGGCTGA